A genomic region of Alicyclobacillus sp. SO9 contains the following coding sequences:
- a CDS encoding anti-sigma factor domain-containing protein, which yields MRQNGLLMEVKGKKAVVLGKDGRFYKTTAQSGWQTGQEITWDPNLKRKAYRVPIWQRTLAAGAAACLILGGGLWYAVQHSTITRAYAYVSVDINPSILYTLNHREKVIAARGLNADGRTLLTHFHPKGEGLQKVLSQTIQTAVLNQMLPNKDTILVTAAPIQANEDISTLMSMARADMEQAVSMNPQAAKQHPGVYSLPVSAAVSQAAQKLNMSPGKLIAYLAAHEAGQNVGMQQLHGEVLKEILTNAQLPNVLSTIQGDNVHQIEDWVSNAMSVAEHPAVQKQSNPNSSNNSGENVVTPAKPNLPQSPQGKSKAPSSHMTSPSTKGQSKLATQVNQKGSSGGSQQSAAKGKSGGKGGNSSGQGNVFSLGKKPSLSAAEKAAKNAQNQDLQVLKNIINEFNSMRNIPKRPNSSDSKANALTSSKMDSQNRLPEPSSAGNNSSTSPDSQSDNGAQSNTQSRQGDN from the coding sequence ATGCGGCAAAATGGGTTGTTAATGGAAGTCAAGGGGAAAAAGGCAGTTGTATTAGGCAAGGACGGACGGTTCTATAAGACTACGGCGCAAAGCGGTTGGCAAACGGGTCAGGAAATTACTTGGGACCCGAATCTGAAACGCAAGGCATATCGCGTTCCAATCTGGCAAAGGACGCTGGCCGCTGGTGCCGCCGCATGTCTGATTTTGGGCGGCGGTTTATGGTATGCAGTTCAACACTCAACCATAACTCGAGCTTACGCGTACGTGTCCGTGGATATCAATCCGAGCATTCTCTACACCCTGAATCACAGAGAGAAAGTCATTGCAGCAAGAGGACTGAATGCCGATGGGAGGACACTGTTGACCCATTTTCATCCTAAAGGAGAAGGACTTCAGAAGGTTCTCAGCCAGACGATACAGACTGCTGTATTAAACCAGATGCTCCCCAACAAGGACACGATTCTTGTGACCGCTGCACCCATCCAGGCCAATGAGGACATTTCCACACTGATGAGTATGGCGCGGGCGGATATGGAGCAAGCCGTTTCGATGAATCCGCAAGCAGCAAAACAACATCCAGGAGTCTATTCTCTTCCGGTTTCTGCTGCGGTGTCACAGGCAGCACAGAAGTTGAATATGTCTCCAGGAAAACTGATTGCATATCTAGCGGCTCACGAAGCAGGGCAGAATGTGGGTATGCAGCAGCTCCATGGTGAAGTTCTGAAAGAGATTTTAACCAATGCACAACTCCCAAATGTACTCAGCACTATTCAAGGTGATAATGTGCACCAAATTGAGGACTGGGTATCAAACGCAATGTCGGTCGCGGAGCATCCAGCGGTTCAAAAGCAAAGCAACCCCAACTCCTCAAACAACAGTGGAGAAAATGTGGTGACGCCAGCGAAGCCTAATCTACCTCAGTCCCCGCAAGGAAAATCGAAGGCACCCTCATCTCATATGACGAGTCCGTCTACTAAAGGACAGTCTAAGCTCGCGACTCAAGTCAATCAAAAAGGGTCAAGCGGTGGAAGTCAGCAGTCGGCAGCAAAGGGGAAGTCTGGGGGTAAGGGAGGCAACTCCTCTGGGCAAGGAAACGTCTTTTCTCTTGGTAAAAAACCGTCTCTGTCAGCTGCGGAGAAAGCGGCAAAGAATGCACAGAACCAGGATTTACAGGTTCTGAAGAACATTATCAACGAGTTTAATTCGATGAGAAATATCCCAAAACGGCCTAATTCATCTGATTCGAAAGCGAATGCCTTAACAAGCTCCAAAATGGACAGTCAAAATCGGCTTCCTGAACCGTCATCTGCAGGGAATAACAGCAGTACGAGTCCGGATTCACAGTCAGACAACGGCGCCCAGTCAAACACTCAAAGTCGCCAAGGGGATAACTGA
- the sigI gene encoding RNA polymerase sigma-I factor has protein sequence MGVFPFRRKRSTDLADLKELLMQSQAGDQLAREKILTQYRPFVLRVASQVAGRYIDMQRDDEYSIALMAMNEAIDNVDISKSSFLNFSETVIRRRLIDYFRSQKSQSQGIPWTEFDVTDDEDNVVNYAETTTSLQAYEVEEERGARKLEIDDFSQILSHYGLSFGDLVAASPKHQDARDTAMGIAQLIASDNELLEYVKKKKTLPMKRLEQHVTVSRKTLERQRKYILAITVLLDGDYPMLREYIRG, from the coding sequence ATGGGGGTATTCCCCTTCAGACGAAAAAGGTCAACCGACCTCGCCGACCTCAAGGAGTTACTCATGCAGTCGCAGGCGGGCGACCAACTGGCTAGAGAGAAGATTCTAACTCAGTATAGGCCTTTTGTACTGCGAGTAGCGTCCCAAGTTGCTGGTCGCTATATTGACATGCAACGGGATGATGAGTACAGCATTGCATTAATGGCGATGAACGAAGCCATAGACAATGTGGATATATCCAAGAGCAGCTTCCTTAATTTTTCGGAAACGGTAATTCGTCGGCGCCTAATTGACTATTTTCGTTCTCAAAAAAGTCAATCTCAAGGTATTCCCTGGACCGAATTTGACGTAACCGATGATGAGGACAACGTAGTCAATTACGCTGAGACAACGACGTCTCTGCAAGCGTATGAAGTAGAGGAAGAACGCGGGGCTCGCAAACTGGAAATCGATGATTTCTCCCAAATTCTCTCTCACTACGGACTGTCTTTCGGTGATTTGGTTGCGGCATCGCCAAAACATCAAGATGCGCGAGATACGGCCATGGGAATTGCGCAGCTCATTGCCAGTGACAATGAACTGCTCGAGTATGTAAAGAAAAAGAAGACTCTTCCAATGAAGCGTCTGGAACAACACGTGACAGTGTCGCGTAAGACTCTAGAGAGACAAAGGAAGTATATATTGGCAATTACTGTTTTACTAGACGGAGACTACCCCATGCTGAGAGAGTATATAAGGGGCTAG